In one window of Macadamia integrifolia cultivar HAES 741 chromosome 2, SCU_Mint_v3, whole genome shotgun sequence DNA:
- the LOC122065487 gene encoding probable E3 ubiquitin-protein ligase RHG1A, translating into MHRPSQLPPGENPPNQSILIGRRRGNNSGRSLQGGDTCESDDSDIEGVSDHSLDGNPSLFQLDNDLGLLSLLGSKRVHNMCKSDHSCSSSYERSLPFDPLDGQTSERSSSSSHPEDLSSVHISDPEQILPHARSSPEYISTGASSSTAVVISRRDPRPLSETITGRGISEIPQPPLSNIIEIIESIFSGSQVASSSVSRQRSNFSWVIHSCLLLPRISRGVPDVIQRSVLPSIGFSSRSGNSLSPQLTQFPSLPFDGVGSESEVDTLSQQYLQSVLFMQRLDSSVIARSILLRMLTAGSGGQVRLVSEDILILSQSPSSDIADLHDYYGDMQLDVDNMSYEELLALEDHIGNVSTGLSEEVIIEYLKLQKYFLFSEEKSLKESCSICQEEYMEEDELGVLDCEHDFHSACIKQWLRCKNLCPICKATGLTTLNPTMPINT; encoded by the exons ATGCATCGACCTTCTCAGCTGCCGCCTGGAGAGAACCCACCAAATCAATCAAT CTT AATTGGAAGAAGACGAGGTAACAACAGTGGAAGGAGCTTACAGGGTGGTGACACATGTGAAAGTGATGATAGTGACATTGAAGGTGTTTCTGATCATTCTCTGGATGGAAATCCAAGTTTGTTTCAGTTGGATAATGACCTTGGATTACTCTCTCTCCTTGGGTCTAAGAGGGTTCACAACATGTGTAAATCTGATCAT AGTTGTTCATCCTCTTATGAAAGATCACTCCCATTTGATCCGTTAGATGGTCAAACTTCAGAACGATCCAGTTCAAGTTCACATCCAGAAGACTTGAGTTCAGTGCACATATCAGATCCTGAACAAATTCTACCCCATGCAAGATCCAGCCCGGAATATATTTCGACGGGTGCTAGTTCATCCACTGCTGTGGTCATTTCCAGGAGAGACCCTAGACCATTATCAGAGACAATTACAGGAAGAGGAATCTCAGAAATTCCACAACCTCCATTATCAAATATAATTGAGATAATTGAAAGCATCTTTTCTGGTTCTCAGGTAGCATCCAGTTCAGTAAGCCGCCAGCGATCAAATTTCAGTTGGGTAATTCAtagctgtcttcttcttcctagaaTTTCTCGTGGTGTTCCAGATGTGATCCAGAGGTCGGTCCTTCCTTCCATTGGATTTAGCTCAAGGAGTGGAAATTCCTTGTCTCCTCAACTTACCCAATTTCCTTCCTTGCCTTTTGATGGAGTGGGGTCAGAGAGTGAAGTTGATACTCTAAGTCAGCAATATCTGCAATCAGTTCTTTTCATGCAGAGGCTGGACAGTAGCGTGATAGCACGTTCAATTTTGTTAAGGATGTTAACAGCTGGTAGTGGAGGACAAGTCAGGCTAGTATCTGAG GATATTCTAATTCTAAGTCAATCACCATCATCTGATATAGCTGATTTGCATGATTATTATGGAGATATGCAGCTAGATGTGGATAACATGTCTTACGAG GAGTTACTGGCTTTGGAAGATCATATAGGGAATGTAAGCACAGGGTTGTCCGAAGAAGTAATTATTGAGTATCTAAAACTTCAAAAATATTTCTTATTCTCAGAAGAGAAATCTTTGAAGGAATCCTGCAGTATTTGTCAG GAAGAATATATGGAGGAGGATGAGCTGGGTGTTCTGGACTGTGAACATGACTTTCACAGTGCTTGTATCAAGCAATGGCTAAGATGCAAAAACCTCTGCCCTATATGCAAAGCCACTGGTCTGACTACCTTAAACCCCACTATGCCCATAAACACATAG